A window from Chitinophaga filiformis encodes these proteins:
- a CDS encoding beta-ketoacyl synthase chain length factor — protein sequence MKGKCYIQGLAAITPQHTFEGDLSQPVAITRGNMLSCIEPDYRSFIAPNSLRRMTRVLKMGLTASLKCLQDSGIAVPGAIVTGTGKGSLQDTERFIKEIRDYQERALNPTPFIQSTYNAVNGLIALQQKCTTYNNTFVHRGFSFEHALLDSMLLLHEGTSDVLAGAFDEITTEHFFIKSRIGHWKKETISNDTLYEHMSPGTIAGEGAIFFLLAPLATAQTYAQIGGLEMLYKPSPGKLSAALPQFLRQRGLQATDIDLVMTGANADSNHEHYYQVLNSYTHCPQLPFKHLSGDYETAGAFALWLAAQILKQQQIPSQWFPMLQQPPARLRNILIYNHFFGEQHTFMLVQTV from the coding sequence ATGAAGGGTAAGTGTTATATACAGGGATTGGCTGCCATTACGCCCCAGCATACGTTTGAGGGAGACCTGTCGCAGCCGGTGGCGATTACCCGGGGAAATATGCTTTCCTGCATAGAACCTGATTATCGTTCCTTTATAGCTCCCAACAGCTTGCGCCGGATGACGCGTGTGCTCAAAATGGGGCTGACAGCATCGCTGAAATGCCTGCAGGACAGCGGTATTGCCGTTCCCGGCGCCATTGTGACCGGTACCGGTAAGGGCAGTCTGCAGGACACAGAACGTTTTATCAAAGAGATCCGCGATTACCAGGAACGGGCCCTGAACCCTACCCCTTTCATTCAATCTACTTACAATGCAGTAAATGGTCTGATCGCCTTACAGCAGAAATGTACAACGTACAACAACACATTTGTACACCGGGGCTTTTCATTTGAACATGCCCTGCTGGACAGCATGCTCTTATTGCATGAAGGCACCTCTGATGTATTGGCAGGCGCATTTGACGAGATCACAACAGAACACTTTTTCATAAAGAGTCGTATCGGTCATTGGAAGAAGGAAACAATATCCAATGATACGTTGTATGAGCACATGTCTCCTGGTACGATCGCCGGAGAAGGGGCCATATTCTTTTTACTGGCTCCTTTAGCAACAGCGCAGACTTATGCACAGATCGGAGGACTGGAAATGTTATATAAACCATCCCCCGGAAAACTGAGTGCTGCCTTACCTCAATTCCTGCGGCAACGTGGCTTACAGGCAACAGACATAGACCTGGTAATGACAGGTGCAAATGCCGACAGTAATCATGAACATTATTACCAGGTACTGAATAGTTATACCCATTGCCCTCAATTGCCATTCAAACATCTGAGCGGCGATTACGAAACGGCCGGCGCTTTTGCCCTCTGGCTGGCTGCACAGATATTGAAGCAGCAACAGATCCCCTCACAATGGTTCCCGATGTTGCAGCAGCCACCTGCAAGATTGCGGAATATCCTGATCTATAATCACTTTTTTGGAGAGCAGCACACGTTTATGCTGGTACAGACGGTGTAA
- a CDS encoding phosphopantetheine-binding protein, producing MEELKQKLKVQIIEALNLQDTRPEDIDDNAPLFGEGLGLDSIDSLELMVLLERHYQIKVEDPREGRKILQSVQSMAEFIQSKQQPA from the coding sequence ATGGAAGAATTAAAACAGAAATTGAAAGTTCAGATTATTGAGGCCTTGAACCTGCAGGACACACGTCCTGAAGACATTGATGACAATGCACCTTTGTTTGGTGAAGGTCTGGGCCTTGATAGCATTGACTCCCTTGAGCTGATGGTATTGCTGGAAAGGCATTACCAGATCAAAGTAGAAGATCCCCGCGAAGGAAGAAAAATATTACAGTCTGTTCAGTCTATGGCAGAATTTATTCAATCCAAACAACAACCTGCGTAA
- a CDS encoding beta-ketoacyl-[acyl-carrier-protein] synthase family protein, with protein sequence MITAIGDNVAENLRSLCAQKSGLDFTRQLDTIYRDVLPVAEVKHTTPALSEMAGIAGKEGYTRTTLLGLIAMQEALKHAGLSNLEDESTGFINASTVGGMCDTENVYFDIADPEKTGDFVKYIDTLDCADCTQQIADVAGINGPVTTISTACSSSANALMYGARLIKAGIVRRVICGGTEALTRFTLNGFNSLKNVDKRPCRPFDNDRNGLNLGEGAAYLVLESESLVKERNARVLATLNGYANTNEAFHPTAPSPDGDGAYAAMKTAMEMGGCTPADIQYVNVHGTATLSNDVAEGMALQRLFGMEVPKFSSTKPFTGHALAAAGGIEAIYAVLAISHQIIFPNLHFKDKMQELYITPETRLLEHYPVRNVLSNSFGFGGNNASLLISKYEG encoded by the coding sequence ATGATCACCGCCATTGGTGATAACGTAGCAGAAAATCTCCGGAGCCTGTGCGCGCAGAAGAGTGGACTGGATTTCACCAGGCAGCTGGATACCATTTACAGGGACGTTTTACCGGTAGCTGAAGTAAAGCATACCACGCCTGCCCTCAGTGAAATGGCTGGTATTGCCGGTAAAGAAGGATATACCCGTACTACGCTGCTGGGGCTGATCGCCATGCAGGAAGCCCTGAAGCATGCAGGTCTCAGTAACCTGGAAGATGAATCCACCGGTTTTATCAACGCGTCTACCGTAGGGGGGATGTGCGATACGGAGAATGTTTATTTCGACATTGCAGACCCGGAAAAAACGGGCGATTTCGTTAAATATATCGATACCCTGGATTGTGCCGACTGCACCCAGCAGATTGCTGATGTAGCAGGCATCAACGGACCTGTTACCACCATCAGTACCGCCTGTTCATCGTCCGCCAATGCGTTGATGTATGGCGCAAGACTGATCAAAGCCGGCATAGTGCGCCGGGTGATCTGTGGTGGCACAGAAGCGCTGACCCGTTTTACCCTGAATGGTTTTAACTCGCTTAAGAATGTAGATAAGCGCCCCTGCCGTCCTTTCGACAATGACCGTAACGGTCTGAATCTGGGAGAGGGTGCGGCTTACCTGGTACTCGAAAGCGAATCGCTTGTGAAAGAGCGGAATGCGCGGGTACTGGCTACGCTGAATGGTTATGCCAATACCAACGAAGCATTCCATCCTACGGCCCCTTCTCCGGATGGCGACGGCGCCTATGCGGCTATGAAGACCGCCATGGAAATGGGCGGCTGTACACCTGCAGATATCCAGTATGTGAATGTACATGGCACTGCTACGCTCAGCAATGATGTGGCAGAGGGCATGGCCTTACAGCGTTTATTTGGCATGGAGGTGCCCAAGTTCAGCAGTACGAAACCGTTTACCGGTCATGCTTTGGCAGCCGCAGGAGGGATAGAGGCTATTTATGCCGTATTGGCTATCTCTCATCAGATAATATTTCCTAATCTCCACTTTAAAGATAAAATGCAGGAATTGTACATTACGCCGGAAACCCGTTTACTGGAGCATTATCCCGTGCGTAATGTGCTGTCAAACTCATTTGGTTTTGGCGGAAACAATGCCTCCCTGCTGATCAGCAAATATGAAGGGTAA